Proteins encoded within one genomic window of Phototrophicus methaneseepsis:
- a CDS encoding carbohydrate-binding domain-containing protein produces MKAVRITAMLLGVMMLLTIATAVFAQETTYTADTTISLSDDAISVEGNGASVEGHIVTITSAGTYSISGTLADGQVTVDSEDEAAVVLILNGVDISSTTSAPINIANAEEVVLVLADGTENFVSDASTYVYENEEDDEPNAAVFSDDDMTITGSGSLTVEANFNDGIASKDSLTITGGTLNVTSVDDGIRGKDSLVIDGATITITSEGDALKSDEDEDAELGYITIESGTFNITAGGDGIQAETDLTINDGTFNISTAGGSTATIDEDLSAKGIKAGAILTINGGTFDIDTGDDAVHANDTVIVNNGTFNIATGDDALHADLTLEINGGDINITRSYEGIESSVITFNAGNIHVVSSDDGVNASGGDTETTEGTAQATPEDMGTPPENNGEFTGTPPEGAQDRGPGGNRFPGGNGNGGFPGGGFGEDGDNYIYFNGGTIVIDAEGDGIDANGSIEMSGGVVIVNGPTMSMNGALDYNVSFNITGGTLVAVGSNGMAQAPSQSSTQYVMMVNLDASQPEGTLLHIESSDGESILTFAPTKAYQSIVVSSPDIEEGATYTIYTGGSADGTATDGLYTESSYIGGIQSTSLTVSGIVTQIGNGGGRGPR; encoded by the coding sequence ATGAAAGCAGTACGAATCACGGCAATGCTATTAGGAGTTATGATGCTCCTGACCATCGCCACAGCCGTCTTTGCTCAAGAAACCACCTATACGGCGGATACAACCATCAGCCTGAGTGACGATGCAATCTCCGTCGAGGGCAATGGGGCCTCTGTTGAAGGCCATATCGTCACCATCACATCAGCAGGAACCTACAGCATCAGCGGCACATTGGCTGATGGTCAGGTCACAGTCGATAGTGAAGATGAAGCAGCCGTCGTCCTCATCCTGAATGGCGTCGACATCAGCAGCACGACATCCGCCCCCATCAATATTGCAAATGCGGAGGAAGTCGTCCTGGTCCTGGCCGATGGCACCGAGAACTTCGTCTCCGATGCATCGACTTACGTCTATGAGAATGAAGAAGACGATGAACCGAATGCCGCCGTTTTCAGTGATGATGATATGACCATCACAGGCAGTGGCAGCCTGACGGTAGAAGCCAACTTCAATGATGGCATCGCCAGCAAAGACAGCCTCACCATCACAGGCGGTACTCTGAACGTGACATCGGTCGATGATGGCATCCGTGGTAAAGATTCCCTCGTGATTGATGGCGCCACTATCACCATCACATCTGAAGGCGATGCCCTCAAATCTGACGAAGACGAAGATGCCGAACTGGGCTATATCACCATCGAAAGCGGTACATTCAACATAACAGCAGGTGGCGATGGCATCCAGGCGGAAACAGACCTGACAATCAATGATGGTACTTTTAACATCAGCACAGCCGGTGGCAGCACAGCCACAATTGACGAGGATTTATCGGCCAAGGGCATCAAAGCAGGTGCAATCCTGACGATCAATGGCGGCACATTCGACATTGACACCGGAGATGATGCCGTTCACGCCAACGATACCGTGATCGTCAACAATGGCACATTCAACATCGCAACTGGCGACGACGCGCTCCATGCCGATCTCACGCTAGAAATCAATGGCGGCGATATTAACATCACCCGTTCTTACGAAGGGATCGAAAGCTCGGTCATTACCTTCAATGCAGGCAATATCCACGTCGTTTCCAGTGATGATGGCGTTAACGCCTCCGGCGGCGACACTGAAACCACTGAAGGGACCGCACAAGCAACACCTGAGGATATGGGCACACCGCCAGAAAATAATGGTGAATTCACAGGTACGCCGCCAGAAGGGGCGCAGGACAGGGGCCCTGGCGGCAATCGATTCCCCGGCGGTAATGGCAACGGGGGCTTCCCTGGTGGTGGCTTCGGAGAAGATGGCGATAATTACATCTACTTCAACGGCGGCACCATCGTCATTGATGCAGAAGGTGATGGCATCGACGCCAACGGCTCTATCGAAATGTCCGGTGGTGTGGTCATCGTCAATGGCCCGACTATGAGCATGAATGGTGCCCTGGACTATAATGTATCCTTCAATATCACTGGCGGAACACTGGTCGCTGTAGGCAGCAATGGCATGGCACAAGCACCCAGCCAATCATCAACACAGTACGTCATGATGGTCAACCTGGATGCATCCCAACCAGAAGGCACCTTGCTCCACATTGAATCCAGCGATGGCGAAAGCATACTCACCTTTGCGCCAACCAAAGCCTATCAGTCCATCGTCGTCTCCTCACCAGATATTGAAGAAGGCGCAACATACACTATCTATACGGGTGGCAGCGCAGATGGCACAGCAACGGATGGCCTCTATACAGAGAGTAGCTACATAGGTGGCATTCAAAGCACCAGCCTGACTGTTTCCGGTATTGTGACGCAAATCGGCAATGGCGGTGGCAGAGGCCCCCGCTAA
- a CDS encoding O-antigen ligase family protein, translating to MKSVRTIDILIFAIGLLLPLINLTGNVDTAIEANNIFSRIAIVDILVIFFLINSFIARQINISFAGKFYIYVLIFSCCLGLFFTASDPGLSSYTGVLAEFAALFMAFLYWILGYTIAKDLHSLKVLIAGIFASVYWQAIIVIHDFLFPTQQWFQSRLIGRVTGTFRNGAQLSVYGYMVTGIVFTFGNILVKKRWLLIVITGLLSSLFVIGGSRRTAIFAISVAMAIYLFLGLMKNDKRAYGIVVFLVTLGVGIVLGNGENLNEFFVVERIDNAFEIASDPDNFIFEQYESVFNNIGQWFPWGVGIGRNYLISPTGKHEMHSAYTSILVDLGVPGFVAFFWLFFDVFRQRRSNSNILITAAYYIVIAFLFSTFVMMIHGTLHRDRYFMLYLGLVSRVYLVKS from the coding sequence ATGAAAAGTGTAAGAACAATAGACATATTAATCTTCGCGATTGGTTTGTTATTGCCGCTTATCAATTTAACTGGAAATGTTGATACGGCTATTGAAGCGAACAATATATTCAGCCGAATCGCCATAGTGGACATTCTGGTTATCTTCTTTCTTATTAATAGCTTTATTGCTCGCCAAATCAATATAAGCTTTGCCGGTAAATTCTATATCTATGTTTTAATTTTTTCATGCTGTCTAGGTTTGTTCTTTACTGCAAGTGACCCAGGTTTGAGTAGTTATACAGGGGTATTAGCTGAGTTTGCAGCACTTTTTATGGCTTTTCTCTACTGGATTCTTGGCTACACCATAGCTAAAGATCTTCATAGTTTAAAAGTTCTCATTGCGGGGATTTTTGCTAGCGTTTATTGGCAGGCCATTATTGTGATTCATGACTTTCTTTTTCCGACACAACAGTGGTTTCAGTCGAGATTGATTGGACGTGTAACTGGAACGTTTAGAAATGGCGCACAGTTGTCCGTCTATGGCTATATGGTGACAGGTATTGTATTTACATTTGGCAATATTTTAGTGAAAAAGCGATGGCTTCTGATTGTCATCACTGGATTGTTATCTAGCTTGTTTGTGATCGGGGGTAGTCGTCGAACAGCTATTTTTGCTATCTCTGTTGCTATGGCAATTTATCTGTTTTTAGGGCTGATGAAGAACGATAAACGGGCTTATGGTATTGTCGTTTTTCTTGTTACGCTTGGCGTAGGGATCGTTTTGGGGAATGGGGAAAATCTGAATGAGTTTTTTGTTGTAGAACGTATTGATAATGCTTTTGAAATTGCTAGTGACCCAGATAATTTTATTTTTGAACAGTATGAATCTGTGTTTAACAATATAGGCCAATGGTTCCCATGGGGTGTAGGGATTGGTAGGAATTATCTAATTTCACCAACGGGTAAGCATGAGATGCACAGTGCCTATACTTCCATATTGGTTGATCTGGGCGTTCCTGGTTTTGTTGCTTTCTTCTGGTTATTTTTTGATGTTTTCAGACAGAGGCGAAGTAATTCGAACATCCTTATAACAGCAGCCTACTATATCGTGATTGCTTTTTTATTTTCGACTTTTGTGATGATGATCCATGGCACGTTGCATCGCGATCGATATTTTATGCTATATCTGGGGTTGGTGTCGCGCGTATATCTCGTGAAGAGTTGA
- a CDS encoding WD40 repeat domain-containing protein yields MKYVAQILILVLIGIGAQAQYENTYLVSPHLSLSGDGSIAAVSGRSVEDISARNGFRYPIDFYNTETGEFISSYGASEGNIGGLSLNSDGKLLVYSTTDGEVTIVNLANGNQPEVLLPGGFVEVGYPVWNPAGTEIAVSFGAGLQFYNSISNLRLQFVGDENASRIPGFDWSANGKTIAYTKFVGGDPDGILFAVQLDEQFHSSIVREISISTSLAIALNANGNLVATTSQEGIIVTFLDDETQRILSDNGLQLGITSLDWSPDGSRIVAGANELIVVWDVETGDILETMQVDSIAYDVTWSPDGQHLYYSGEPAGIYRDGLPLQESIANSNPD; encoded by the coding sequence ATGAAATATGTGGCACAAATTCTTATTCTTGTCCTTATTGGTATAGGTGCACAGGCACAATACGAGAATACCTACCTAGTTTCTCCTCACCTTTCTCTTAGTGGTGATGGATCAATCGCCGCTGTCTCAGGTCGAAGTGTCGAGGATATTTCGGCAAGAAATGGATTTCGCTATCCTATTGATTTCTACAATACTGAAACGGGAGAATTTATCAGTTCATACGGAGCTAGTGAGGGGAATATTGGTGGCCTATCACTCAATTCAGATGGCAAGTTATTAGTATATAGCACTACAGATGGTGAAGTAACTATAGTCAATTTAGCAAATGGGAATCAGCCAGAGGTCCTATTACCAGGTGGATTTGTAGAAGTCGGATATCCCGTATGGAATCCTGCTGGAACTGAGATAGCTGTAAGCTTCGGTGCGGGACTACAATTCTACAACTCAATTTCCAATCTTCGATTACAATTTGTCGGTGATGAGAACGCGAGTAGAATTCCGGGTTTCGATTGGAGCGCTAATGGGAAGACTATTGCATATACAAAATTTGTAGGTGGTGATCCCGATGGCATATTATTTGCAGTCCAGTTAGATGAACAGTTCCATTCAAGTATCGTTAGAGAGATATCTATTTCTACAAGTTTAGCTATAGCACTTAATGCAAATGGTAATCTAGTAGCAACAACATCCCAGGAAGGCATAATTGTTACATTCCTAGATGACGAAACACAACGTATATTATCGGACAATGGGTTGCAGTTGGGTATCACATCTCTTGATTGGAGTCCTGATGGAAGTCGTATTGTGGCTGGGGCTAACGAATTGATAGTCGTTTGGGATGTTGAAACGGGAGATATATTAGAGACCATGCAGGTTGATAGTATTGCATACGATGTGACTTGGTCTCCTGATGGGCAACATCTGTACTATAGTGGCGAGCCAGCAGGTATTTACCGAGATGGACTACCGTTACAGGAATCAATAGCTAATTCAAACCCAGATTAA
- a CDS encoding DUF4956 domain-containing protein, translating into MEALSSYALGFGVNLVIIFIIVRFIYYPRQRAKDYVFTFFAFNTIIYFVMGLFSSSAMSLGAGFGLFAIFSILRYRTNTIPIREMTYLFIVTALPVINSVFLNTSAYVEFAVSNVSVIAVLYILEQGWGFRYEIRKTINYERIDMIRPEKWPELIADLEERTGLSINRIEIGDLNFLRDSAHITIYCDADAFEGKKVRLIPNFSVNDD; encoded by the coding sequence ATGGAAGCGCTCAGTAGTTATGCCCTGGGGTTCGGGGTCAACCTGGTCATCATCTTCATCATAGTGCGGTTCATTTACTACCCTCGGCAGCGGGCAAAAGACTATGTCTTCACGTTCTTCGCCTTCAATACCATCATCTACTTTGTGATGGGCTTGTTCAGCAGCAGCGCGATGAGTTTAGGCGCCGGTTTCGGCCTATTCGCGATTTTCTCAATCTTGCGCTATCGCACCAATACGATCCCGATCCGTGAGATGACATACCTGTTTATCGTGACGGCGCTCCCTGTCATCAACTCCGTTTTCTTGAATACGAGCGCTTATGTAGAGTTTGCTGTCAGCAATGTATCCGTTATTGCGGTGCTGTATATCCTGGAGCAAGGCTGGGGATTCCGCTATGAAATCCGCAAGACCATTAATTACGAGCGCATCGATATGATCCGGCCCGAAAAATGGCCAGAGCTCATCGCAGACCTGGAAGAACGCACCGGTTTATCCATCAACCGGATTGAAATTGGTGATTTGAACTTTCTGCGGGATTCTGCTCACATCACGATTTATTGTGATGCGGATGCCTTTGAAGGCAAGAAAGTCAGGCTCATACCCAACTTTTCCGTTAACGATGACTAG
- a CDS encoding glycosyltransferase family 2 protein: protein MMPKISVIIPCYNAAQTLPIALASLLAQTYDNWECIVIDDGSSDRPIDIVDAANDTRIHFHRFEENRGRAAARQYALEMADGSYLCMIDADDWIYPHKLALQAKFMSQHPEIAVVSTGMAIVDEQNKIVRARVATQDDVRLYAPLGHPQFPPIAHGPSMIRLDIAKQHQYDPSFRLSQDVDFLLKMLIDHPFAALHDLTYVYSEITSVNLKKILETHSYSRQMFLKYRQKYPSDVYRNIAVIHLKNLIYFMAFNLGFGEQMIKRRSQQPSSNEVKNFYNAWDTVKMMLENVFSNKYPVGHLD from the coding sequence ATGATGCCAAAAATCTCTGTGATTATTCCGTGTTACAATGCGGCTCAAACGTTACCTATAGCCTTAGCATCTCTCCTCGCACAAACTTATGACAATTGGGAATGTATTGTTATTGATGATGGCTCCTCAGATCGCCCTATCGACATTGTGGATGCCGCCAATGATACGCGCATACACTTTCACCGTTTTGAAGAAAACCGCGGACGTGCGGCAGCACGACAATATGCGCTAGAAATGGCAGACGGATCTTACCTATGCATGATCGATGCTGACGACTGGATATATCCTCATAAACTTGCCTTACAAGCTAAATTTATGTCGCAACATCCAGAAATTGCTGTTGTAAGCACAGGTATGGCTATTGTCGATGAACAAAACAAGATTGTTCGCGCACGTGTCGCCACACAGGACGACGTCAGATTATATGCGCCCCTGGGCCACCCACAATTTCCTCCTATAGCGCACGGCCCATCAATGATTCGTCTGGATATTGCGAAGCAACATCAATATGATCCAAGTTTCCGATTATCACAGGATGTGGATTTTCTTTTAAAAATGCTCATCGATCATCCATTCGCTGCTTTGCATGATCTCACGTATGTTTACTCTGAAATTACGTCTGTCAATCTTAAAAAGATACTGGAAACTCATTCTTACAGTCGCCAAATGTTCTTAAAATATCGCCAAAAATATCCAAGCGATGTATATAGAAACATTGCGGTCATTCACCTCAAGAATTTGATATATTTTATGGCGTTTAATCTAGGGTTTGGAGAACAAATGATAAAACGACGTTCCCAACAACCTTCCAGTAATGAGGTGAAGAACTTCTATAATGCATGGGATACTGTCAAAATGATGCTTGAGAATGTATTCTCAAACAAATATCCAGTAGGGCATCTCGATTAA
- a CDS encoding FkbM family methyltransferase — MKEKTRLQKLGRRLTYSLIPHHPLLFRFARRYVDDYLAQNNADMHTNGEVLFLERLLPQFDETCVVFDVGANVGSWSKQVLLVKPNASIYAFEPSSYTFSELKKNNFPSNVHLNHLGLGKAESELKLQIYGDGHGQNSLHDLYGKPSVSEETVHISTITKYVHECSMDYIDLLKIDTEGHELFVLQGADSLLKEKRIKTIQFEYGAQYSSAGVLLADVDRYLREYGYDIYKLAYNGLMPIKSYDPIHEMYQNSNFIAMLPAYSSAMASYIKA, encoded by the coding sequence ATGAAGGAAAAAACAAGGCTTCAAAAACTTGGAAGAAGATTGACTTATTCTTTGATTCCACATCATCCTTTACTATTTCGATTTGCTCGCCGCTATGTAGATGATTATCTTGCTCAAAATAACGCAGATATGCACACGAATGGCGAAGTGCTGTTTCTGGAGCGTCTACTACCTCAATTTGATGAAACATGTGTTGTCTTTGATGTTGGCGCAAACGTTGGGAGTTGGTCAAAACAAGTTCTCTTAGTTAAACCTAATGCTTCTATCTATGCGTTTGAACCATCTAGTTATACGTTTTCTGAGCTGAAGAAAAATAACTTCCCTTCAAATGTACATCTAAATCACTTGGGACTTGGTAAAGCTGAGTCGGAACTAAAATTGCAGATTTATGGTGATGGACATGGGCAAAATTCTTTGCATGATCTGTATGGAAAACCTTCGGTTTCTGAAGAAACAGTTCATATCTCTACCATCACTAAATATGTTCACGAGTGTAGTATGGACTATATCGATCTTTTAAAGATTGATACAGAAGGGCATGAATTATTTGTTTTGCAAGGCGCGGATAGCCTCTTAAAAGAAAAGCGAATCAAAACAATTCAGTTTGAGTATGGTGCTCAATATTCCAGTGCAGGTGTATTGCTCGCTGATGTGGACCGTTATTTGCGTGAATATGGCTATGATATCTATAAATTAGCATATAACGGTCTGATGCCAATTAAGAGCTATGATCCTATTCATGAGATGTATCAGAATAGTAATTTTATCGCTATGTTACCAGCATATAGTTCTGCAATGGCTAGTTATATCAAAGCTTGA
- a CDS encoding WD40 repeat domain-containing protein, with product MYRFLCLLVVGFCFVSPTFTLVGQSGASQGNVHDLAISSSGMVLGAIYSNPDSTVVDLFDTTTGHYIESVNFISASLVRIALSPQGDRLLLLDSDSNVRYYDRLTGTGKNIGGTLTGISDIEWSPNSSLVAYSWGGIVVLYDTQSNEEIGSLASDLIPAVASLNWRMDGQYLVSNNYSRNVIAGRRAAFAAWNMETSNMDNPTPTFIVNDIGGGPIEYNPDGNRIAVFNYLEGNNQIAIYNVIDSLVEHTITLEEYAPVFKWNPEGTHLAVSGQQIRIFDTSSWEIVNTISTPIAATAVQWTPDGQHIFNNGGPDGLYIDEYPLAEITLIPYLAQIVNDENEVVDDGGTIELVDETSIVLEVTTNPTTVGSVAIEINGTPSIDNSPPYETSPLGIGNYALSVVAYSEPDSEGLASAPLTITFEIVDPTLPPAANAGTDQTVTAELTGSALVTLDGSGSSDSDGTIVDYVWTEDDVEIATGVSPQVTLPVGIHTITLTVTDDDGLTDTDTVVITVEENPQ from the coding sequence ATGTACAGATTTCTGTGCTTACTAGTTGTCGGATTTTGCTTTGTCAGCCCCACATTTACATTGGTAGGTCAGTCCGGCGCAAGTCAAGGCAACGTCCACGACCTAGCTATCAGTAGTAGTGGTATGGTGTTAGGTGCTATATACTCAAATCCTGATTCTACTGTAGTTGATCTTTTTGATACAACCACGGGGCATTACATTGAGAGTGTTAACTTTATATCTGCTAGCCTAGTCAGAATAGCATTGAGTCCTCAAGGCGATCGTTTGCTATTGCTAGATTCAGATTCAAACGTGCGATACTATGATCGACTAACAGGAACGGGCAAGAATATAGGTGGCACGCTAACTGGCATAAGTGATATTGAATGGAGCCCAAATAGTAGCTTAGTTGCTTATAGTTGGGGAGGCATTGTTGTATTATACGATACACAAAGTAATGAAGAAATTGGATCACTAGCATCCGACTTGATACCTGCTGTGGCATCATTGAATTGGCGAATGGATGGTCAATATCTGGTTTCAAACAACTATAGCAGAAATGTCATAGCTGGACGTAGGGCAGCCTTTGCAGCCTGGAATATGGAAACTAGTAATATGGATAACCCGACACCTACATTCATTGTAAACGATATAGGTGGTGGGCCAATCGAGTACAACCCTGACGGAAACAGAATAGCTGTATTCAACTATCTAGAAGGTAACAATCAGATCGCAATTTACAATGTGATTGATTCTTTGGTCGAGCATACAATCACTCTTGAAGAATATGCCCCAGTATTTAAATGGAATCCTGAAGGGACACATCTGGCAGTAAGCGGTCAACAGATTCGGATATTTGATACTTCATCATGGGAAATAGTTAATACAATCAGCACACCCATTGCTGCAACTGCTGTTCAATGGACACCAGATGGGCAACACATTTTCAATAATGGTGGCCCTGATGGGCTCTATATTGATGAATATCCACTTGCCGAAATCACCTTAATTCCCTACCTTGCACAAATCGTTAATGATGAAAATGAGGTGGTCGACGATGGTGGCACAATTGAACTTGTCGATGAAACAAGTATTGTGCTAGAAGTCACTACAAATCCTACAACTGTGGGAAGTGTTGCAATTGAAATTAACGGGACACCATCTATAGATAACAGCCCGCCGTATGAAACTAGCCCTTTAGGGATAGGTAACTACGCACTTTCAGTTGTAGCTTACTCAGAGCCAGATAGTGAAGGCCTGGCCAGCGCTCCACTCACAATCACATTTGAAATCGTCGATCCAACTCTTCCCCCTGCAGCCAACGCAGGTACAGATCAAACAGTAACTGCTGAGCTTACCGGATCAGCCTTAGTCACTCTTGATGGCAGCGGCAGTAGCGATTCTGATGGTACTATCGTTGATTATGTCTGGACCGAAGATGATGTAGAGATTGCCACAGGCGTTTCACCCCAAGTAACGCTTCCTGTTGGAATCCATACCATCACACTGACTGTAACAGACGATGATGGTTTAACAGATACCGATACGGTTGTTATTACTGTAGAAGAGAACCCGCAATAG
- a CDS encoding lipopolysaccharide biosynthesis protein, giving the protein MRLWLKAAKKNSDQALSLKANFSWTLVGNVIYAASQWGLVIIVAKFGDPALVGQFALAMALTSPIVIFSNLQLRTVQVTDQLDSYRFVEYLGLRIVTTVIALMAIIIVALFGDYSAETSMVILFVGLAKCFEAISDIYYGLQQQRERMDRIAKSLIIRGISSVVVMFFAMWLTGSVIVGTGLMALLWFILLITYDRMSTKFLIFAENQSKFARKVNIYKVMNQYWSLILLSLPLGIVASLTSLNLNVPRYFIESSLGESELGVFSALAYLMVVQATVVAALGHATLPRMSAYAHDRNLSQFTRILMIDLGIAVGLGVAGFVVSLLFGRDLISFFYQPEYVDFIDVFLILMFASIISNLASVFNFAMLALRYYKVQLPLFLFVLLVVIGTSFYFIPTYGLIGAALTRVSSLVFQLAGSGIVVFYGIRKISKESKSML; this is encoded by the coding sequence ATGAGACTCTGGTTAAAAGCCGCAAAGAAAAATAGTGATCAAGCCTTATCGCTCAAAGCGAATTTTTCTTGGACGTTAGTCGGCAATGTGATCTATGCAGCTTCTCAATGGGGCCTTGTGATTATTGTGGCAAAATTTGGTGATCCCGCATTAGTGGGGCAATTTGCACTGGCTATGGCTTTAACATCTCCTATTGTTATATTTTCTAACCTTCAACTCCGGACAGTCCAGGTAACGGATCAGCTGGATAGCTATCGATTTGTTGAATATCTTGGCCTTCGCATTGTTACAACTGTTATTGCCTTAATGGCAATTATCATTGTTGCTCTGTTCGGCGACTACAGTGCTGAAACATCTATGGTGATTCTTTTTGTAGGCTTGGCGAAATGCTTCGAGGCTATAAGTGATATTTACTATGGTCTCCAACAGCAACGAGAACGCATGGACCGTATTGCAAAGTCTTTAATCATTCGAGGTATTTCATCAGTTGTTGTAATGTTTTTTGCGATGTGGCTTACGGGTTCGGTTATTGTAGGCACAGGCCTTATGGCGTTGCTGTGGTTTATTTTATTAATTACCTATGATCGAATGAGCACTAAGTTTCTGATATTTGCTGAAAATCAGAGTAAATTTGCGCGTAAGGTCAATATATATAAAGTGATGAATCAGTATTGGAGCCTGATCTTATTATCTCTACCCTTAGGAATTGTTGCTTCCCTGACATCACTAAATCTCAATGTGCCAAGATATTTTATTGAAAGTTCTTTAGGCGAAAGTGAATTAGGCGTATTTTCCGCTTTGGCCTACTTAATGGTCGTCCAGGCGACAGTTGTGGCTGCACTAGGGCATGCGACATTGCCTCGTATGTCCGCTTATGCTCACGATCGAAACTTGTCCCAGTTCACACGAATTCTCATGATTGATTTGGGAATCGCAGTTGGTTTAGGTGTAGCAGGATTTGTAGTATCTCTCTTATTTGGGCGAGATTTAATTTCTTTTTTTTATCAGCCAGAGTATGTTGACTTCATTGATGTATTCCTCATCTTGATGTTTGCATCTATTATCTCTAATTTGGCTTCAGTATTTAACTTCGCGATGTTAGCTTTGCGATATTACAAAGTACAGTTGCCGCTTTTTTTGTTTGTGCTTCTTGTAGTAATTGGGACGAGCTTCTACTTTATTCCAACCTATGGCCTGATAGGAGCTGCGCTGACTCGGGTTTCTAGCCTTGTGTTCCAGTTAGCAGGTAGCGGCATAGTCGTTTTCTATGGCATCAGGAAGATATCGAAAGAATCAAAATCAATGCTCTGA
- a CDS encoding glycosyltransferase family 4 protein produces the protein MSDNKTSLLHLMTVPISLRFLRGQIAYMKANGFEVEVLSSPGKLLNEFGNEEGVRTHAIDIYRMISPFKDIATIMRLLKLFREKRYDIVHTHTPKAGLVGMIAASLADSPIKIYHVHGLPFMTQVGLKRKLLLFSEWVSCHLADQVYCVSPSIKQILIEEKLCQAEKIKVLNHGSINGVDAEGLFNPDSYVEERKTRRHSMDLPEDALVVGFVGRLVQDKGIYELISAWQQLKEKYQHLYLLLIGPAEERDSISTKALETLSQDNRIRMVGFVENLQDMPKFYSIMDMVVLPSYREGFPVTPLEAAAMQLPVITTQIPGCVDAVVDDKTGQLVEVANVDELVDAIQHYVTNPDLRHLHGRNGRLRVLQDFKPQDIWVHQLKEYRHLLTS, from the coding sequence GTGAGTGATAATAAGACTTCTCTGCTTCACTTGATGACTGTACCAATATCGTTGCGCTTTTTAAGGGGACAGATAGCGTATATGAAGGCGAATGGATTTGAGGTTGAAGTGTTGTCATCTCCTGGGAAGCTTTTGAATGAATTTGGAAATGAAGAAGGGGTTAGGACGCATGCAATAGATATTTACCGGATGATATCGCCGTTTAAAGATATAGCAACAATTATGCGGTTACTGAAGCTTTTCAGAGAAAAACGTTATGACATCGTGCACACGCATACCCCTAAAGCTGGGCTGGTTGGCATGATAGCTGCTAGCTTAGCGGACTCTCCGATAAAAATTTATCATGTGCATGGTTTACCTTTCATGACGCAAGTGGGCTTAAAACGGAAGCTACTTCTGTTCAGCGAATGGGTATCTTGCCATCTTGCTGATCAAGTTTACTGTGTCAGCCCATCGATAAAGCAGATACTTATTGAAGAGAAACTTTGTCAGGCAGAAAAAATTAAGGTGCTGAATCATGGGAGCATTAACGGTGTGGATGCAGAGGGGTTGTTCAATCCTGATAGTTATGTAGAAGAACGGAAAACACGTCGTCACTCAATGGATTTACCTGAAGATGCACTTGTCGTCGGATTTGTAGGGCGGTTGGTTCAGGATAAGGGTATTTATGAACTGATATCGGCATGGCAGCAACTTAAAGAGAAGTACCAGCACTTGTATTTGTTATTAATCGGTCCTGCAGAAGAACGAGATAGCATTTCCACTAAAGCGTTAGAAACTTTAAGTCAGGATAATCGGATTCGTATGGTGGGGTTTGTTGAGAATTTACAGGATATGCCAAAGTTTTATTCAATAATGGACATGGTTGTTTTACCCTCTTATCGAGAAGGTTTTCCTGTTACGCCACTAGAGGCAGCAGCAATGCAATTGCCGGTCATTACGACCCAGATTCCTGGTTGTGTGGACGCGGTTGTTGATGATAAGACTGGTCAGTTGGTTGAAGTTGCGAATGTAGATGAATTAGTAGATGCGATACAACATTATGTGACCAACCCAGACTTGAGGCATTTGCACGGACGAAATGGCCGTTTACGGGTGCTTCAGGACTTTAAACCACAAGATATATGGGTGCATCAATTGAAAGAATATCGACACCTTTTGACTAGTTAA